The DNA sequence ATCACGAGTATATCTAGATACCTGATTTGCTAATCTTTCTAATTGCATGTTTGTTCCTAATATCAGCAACATAAATATTCCCTTTTGAATCAACAGTAATGCTTTTCGGTTTGTTGAACTTAGCCTTATCCAGAGAACCATCCACATAGCCCGCAGTCTCAGTACCGGTTAACTTCGAAATAGAAAATTCTGCAAAATACCCAAATATTTTATCTAGATGAAATAACACAATTCTGCAACAATCCCACTTCTTAAAAATCAACCCTTCCCCCaaatagaaaaaaaaagttaCAAACTTACAATCTTTATCACGTTTGCATGAGTCTTTGTTACATGAAGTATACCCAAAAACTGTCCCAATAAACCAAACTAACCCCAAAAATTGTTCCAATAAACTGAACTAACCCAACTCAGCAACAATCCCGCTTCATAAAAATCAACTTTTTCTCCAAAATAATTTAATCAAAATCTAATCTTTATCACATTTACTATTTTTGGTACATGAAACATAGCCATAAATTACCCCAATAAACTGAACTAACCCAATTCTGCAACAACCCCCACTTCATAAAATCAAGCCTTTCTCCAAATAGTTCAATTAAAACCCAATTTTTATCACATTTACTATTTGTGATATATGAAACATACCCATAAATTATCCCAAGACACTGAACAATCCCACTTCAGAAAAATTACCCCTTTTCACCAAATAGAGGGGAAAAAATTTAATCTTTATAAAATTTACCAGAGTTTTTGTTGTATGATAATGTGTAAAAAGTACTGGCAGCAGAATCAAGAATGATGAAATTGCCAGCACCCAGTACAGGAATTATGGAGTGAGGGTTAATTTTGATCTTGTTGCCATCAATCACTGTCTTAACTGAGTAACCATCTTCAAAGATCACTTGAGCATGAACTGTAAAAAAGCAGTCAAAGTTTagcttttcttattttttttattttttgtctgAAATGTAAAGAgtaaaaaaagtaaacaaaacttACCTGGGTTAAGAAttatattgaagaagaagaagaagaggatacAGAGGGTTGAAACCAGTGAAGCCATGAGATCACAGAGGTTGATGAGGAAAtggattttttctttctttttttggctTAAGGGTTAAGGTAAATTTCAAATAGGTATTGGTTCAAGTGTTCAACAGAGGAATCCAAGGAAAGTTTATCATAGCGCGGAATACCCTGAAACCCCCTAAACCTTGGCATGAATTATTACTCAAGTCCCTAAATTATTGGTCTTAATTATCCCTTAATTTGGCCTTTTGAGAGTTATTAACCCGGACTTAATTATCCCTTAATTTGGCCTTTTGAGAGTTATTAACCCGGACGTTGATGTGGCAAAGAGTGTCTCTTTTAAACGCGTGGGagtgaaaaaaaattgaaaaataagttttcaagtaagttattttttaacttttaattgtcATATAATCATATATATAATGATTTATTTTGCTACAACTATGTATTTTTTCTTGCTTCATCTTAACATACAATATGGAATTTTCTCTaacttttattctttttaatttcttctataaatataATGTCTATTTGTTCCAACTGTATTtttttttgggtcaaatgtaaaaattttgattggaactccatCATTTTAGCCGGATGAAAAACTTTTAGCAAAAATAATGAAGTACTAGTTATGTATTTTCTGTTTTTTCTTTAGATATAAtgtctatttattttaattatatatttttattttcgagTCAAATCACTAAAAAAAATTTGGCTACAACTCCATTATTTCTTACAAAATAAAAAGGTATAGCCAGAATAGTGATGTTGTAATtgtactctctttttatttcttcttttgataTAATAGCTATTTATTTTAACTGTGTATTTTTACTTTGTCAGGTAAAATCTATccccaaaaaaatatatatttttagagcTCCATATAATTTAGaactatataaaaaattatagccaaaataataaagttcaatatatgtattttttatatatgtTTAAATGCCTTGACTATTTATTTCAACTGTAtaaatctttattttcaggtcaAATTCAATAAAGAATAactaaaactttattatttttagccaaataaaaaaaaattgcctAAATAATGTAGTTTTAGCCAAGTTTTACTATAAATATTATCCGAAAAGGGATTATCTAAAAAGGAACACGCTTACAAaggtaaaaaatatattttaattttcaaaagttttcaaAAAAATGCCACATGGACAGGAAAATTCACGCGGCAGACGAGCTCTTGCCACTTTCCTGGGATGAGATAGTCTAAGGGGTAACAACTATCGAATAACTAAGTATAGGGGTAATTAAGATTACAGATAGTTCAAGTATGTAACCGATAATGCATACCAAATTTAGGGGGTTTAAGGTATTTTGCCTTTATCATAATGTCCGACTAGTAAAATTTATTCTTTTGTCCCTCGAAGTCACGTTGTTGAAATATTAACCCTATGATCTATTTTGTTTGACACGTTAGGACCACTTTGGATTTGGTTTAGAAGTTGATATACGATGTTCAACGGGTGTTAAAGAGAAGGTAAAATTCTTTTTGGCAAAATTTAACGGGAGAAGTGCACAGTTAACCACTAATTAGAGATATCTTTACTCTTTAGCCACtgtttaaaatgtatttactctttagccagtGCTTAATATATTTTTACCAGCCCGGGCAAAAATACTCCTATGCTAgacatgagtgttgtgtaaatatcaAGGACATatcgtccttaacttcatgaatgttgtgtaaatattaaggacaaagtgtcatgtatttgcaccttccgttgttaaactttaggacatcatgtccttaacttcatatgtccagtgtaaatgttaaggaaatGGCGTCCTtgacttcatatgtgcagtgtaaatgttaaggacataatgtccttaacctgtatttgcaccttctgttgttaaactttaggacctcgtgtccttaacttcatatgtgttgtgtaaatattaaggacatagtgtctttaacttcatgtgtgcagtgtaaatgctAAGGACATAgtatccttaactttatgagtgttgtgtaactattaaggacgtggtgtccttaacttcacgaatgttgtgtaaatattaaggacaaagtgtcctgtatttacacattccgttgttaaactttaggacatcatgtccttaacttcatatgtgcagtgtaaatattaaggacatggc is a window from the Nicotiana tomentosiformis chromosome 10, ASM39032v3, whole genome shotgun sequence genome containing:
- the LOC104095416 gene encoding uncharacterized protein isoform X3, with translation MASLVSTLCILFFFFFNIILNPVHAQVIFEDGYSVKTVIDGNKIKINPHSIIPVLGAGNFIILDSAASTFYTLSYNKNSEFSISKLTGTETAGYVDGSLDKAKFNKPKSITVDSKGNIYVADIRNKHAIRKISKSGVTTIAGGYSLIPGRADGPGLNASFSDDFELSFVPERCTLMISDRGTKLVREIQLKAEDCSRNSHSALRAVSTWFLTVGLPCLVCLILGLVIRPYVIPNTGTQQSSSAQHDMEALPNQSGETSSDVLLRHQKRSC